The Solanum dulcamara chromosome 2, daSolDulc1.2, whole genome shotgun sequence region TTCATTTTTCAACCAACGTTTCTGGTCTCTAGCTCAACAAGGTTGTTCTTAGATATCTCTGACCTGTGCTATTGCAGCTCTTCATGAAAAAGATGCTGTATTTAACAAGTTCTCTAGCTCAGACAAAGTCTCAAGCATGCTGCGATCCTTGGGTTACCAGAGGCCAGTAGTCATTCAGTCAATGTACATATTTAAGGTAAATTCTAGTATTCTTTTATCTAGTAATGGGGTTTCTCTGCCCTATATCTTTGTGCAGCCCTCAGCTAAATCATGTCCAATCCTTGGTTGTTCATCACCAGTCAGATAGGTGAGTGTCATTCTAGAAGATTGGTGCCTTAGTAAGGCTAGGATGTCTCCCAGTTGAAAAGTGATATGATTTCTGGACTTAATGTACgagaaaaatctcaatttttatatttaacgAGGTCAATGATATTATCTAAAAGAAAAGTATCCAAGGGTGTTAGGTCTTCTGTACAAACGAGGTATATGTTTACCAGGAAAACTGTACAGTTAAATTTATTATGAGGTCAAGGACACGTGTATCAATTTAACTTGTTAGGTTCACGTATTAGCAGTTAAATATGTTCATAAACGAGCTAAGTAAAAGAGTGAAGAACATTAAATAATCATAGGAAGCAGTAGAGCTTCGATGGTTGTTGCACTGGATCCCAAAATCCATACTTGAGTAACCCTACATTCCTatctaattttatattttttggatGAATCATGTACTCAATAGCATAttagtttttaaaataaaatatgtttgCTCATGTCGTATCACTTTGCTCGCGTTATCCAAGCATGCATCTATACCACGTTCACGTCTTGTCACTTTAAAAAATTCGAAGCCTCACTATGATGAACTACTAAATGCTCTTTAGCGGTGCATATCCCCTTGTGTCCCTTGAAAATGTTTTTTCAATTGTCTCTAATAGTATGATGACATCATAGAGGAGAGGGGTATTCTCATGTATACGTGGAGTCACCACACTCTTTGCAATTGAACAAATTAcagaaaagaaacaaaagccATAAGGTAATGAAGTTGTAATTACTATTATCTGTCCTTCTACGAGTGACTTGTAAAACCCTGCTTTCAGCAACCAGGTATTGGGGGTGAAGTGGTGCCGCACCAAGATAACTCTTTTCTGTACACTGAACCAACAACATGCACTGCCTTGTGGCTAGCTTTAGAGGATGCAACAATTGTAAATGGCTGTCTATGGGCTATACCAGGGTCCCACAAAAGTATTGTTTCTCTCAACTCTTCTTTGCCTTGCTACCtttaaatcattgaactcaATTCTTATAACATAAATAATGCTCTATTTCTTTAGATGGCCTTGTAAGGAGATTCGTTAGAGATGAAAATGGAGTTCATTTTGATAAGCCATCTCCATGCTATAACCAGAAGGATTTCGTTCCACTTGAAGTAAAAGCTGGATCTTTGGTAATCTTTCACGGAGATCTTATTCACCAGAGGTCAGTCACTTTCAGAACTTCTCTGGGACCAACTGTCAGTTATGCTACCATTTGTATTTGGCTCGTTTGGAATGTTTTTTATCCATTCAGTCTTCATAATGTATGGTTGCAGTTTTGAGAACCAGTCTTCAAAGTCACGACATGTATACAGTTTACATGTAGTGGATACTAATGGCTGCAAATGGGCAGAAGACAATTGGTAAGTGGCCAGGGTTTTGTTGTTTAATTTGCTCTGTTGTTTTCTTCTTAATGTCATATTTTACTGAGAGGCAAAAGCAGCAGAGTTGTGCTAACTGTAATTATCAGGAAAGACCTCTAATGTCTAATCTGGAATCTGCTAAGGTCCATACAGTGTGTTCAGGGTGACTTGTAGATTGTCAGGAACTTTGCAGAGTTGTTCTCAATAATACAGCCTAGTATAGGTATTAGCACATTATATTTCGTGGTTCTGAGTGACTGAAAACGACACGATATTTGCAAGGTAAGATTGCGTACAATAAGACCCAATTTAGTCTGATCTGTCCCCAGATCGGCATAGCGGGAGATAAGTGCACCAGACTTCCCTTTGCAATAGCTACATCTCCACTTCGAGTCCATTGCATGGCtcatttatttgttttatcATCTAGTGGGAACctatttaattttgttttatcCTTTTAACCACTTGAACTGGTACTGAAGTGCACAGGTCTCCTCTTTTGACTTTTGAAAACTATACTTTTAACTAATCTTTTATGATATGGCTGGATACTCTTAGTCTTCTAGTTGTAAAGTTAAGGCAACGATTAAGAATGTCCAGAATGCTATGAAAGTTTACCTGATTTTCTTTTATCTGTATTAGATCTGCATCTGGATTGAATCACATGTACCTCTTAGATGCAAGAAATCATTGGATTTATATCCAGTGATGTGTCTTAGTATCAGGTGACCTCCAGTATATCTTGTTAGATTCCGAAAATTGAGTATTTTTCTCCCTTGGATTATGACAGGACGGGGGTGGAAAAGGTATATGTACGTAGGGTGATAGTTTATATAAATGGACCGAATTTCTGAGATGTAGCTTTCATTCATAGAATTCTTACCAAACAATAAGCTAAGTTATGTTGCCAAGGGAAAAGGGTCAAGAGAAGGCATGTTATAGCTAATATACAATGTTTGTTGAATGTGACTAAAGATGTATAAGTTTCTACTTTTTGATTTAACTTACATGTTGCTTTTGTTTTTGGAAACTGTTCAGGATTAGAAGAAATGTAGATCCAGAGCCCTTGTTCAGTTCGTGAATCAACTGCTAGTTTCTTACTGAAATACCAAGTGAACCTTGGAGTGAGCGACCTGTTTAAGTTTCTTAGCTCACTTTATTCATGTCATTGAATATGTTTTGTTTTTCaagtataaaaataaagaaggtaGAAATGGCACCAG contains the following coding sequences:
- the LOC129879853 gene encoding phytanoyl-CoA dioxygenase, giving the protein MVIEGNLSSEQLQFFESHGYLVLESFASPEEIHSMRKRMEQLLDEFDYSSAASIFSTKNQQETTNDHLFESAEKISFFWEEKAFDEDGNLKQPKQLSINKVGHALHEKDAVFNKFSSSDKVSSMLRSLGYQRPVVIQSMYIFKQPGIGGEVVPHQDNSFLYTEPTTCTALWLALEDATIVNGCLWAIPGSHKNGLVRRFVRDENGVHFDKPSPCYNQKDFVPLEVKAGSLVIFHGDLIHQSFENQSSKSRHVYSLHVVDTNGCKWAEDNWIRRNVDPEPLFSS